One Mycobacterium marseillense DNA window includes the following coding sequences:
- a CDS encoding dolichyl-phosphate-mannose--protein mannosyltransferase, translated as MVPVVSPGRRVPVADFGPTDHVRGWVVTGVIAVVAAVTRFLNLGSPTDVGTPVFDEKHYAPQAWQALHNHGVEDNPGFGLVVHPPVGKQLIAIGEAIFGYSGIGWRFTGALLGVVMVALVMRIVRRISRSTLIGAIAGVLVICDGVSFVASRTALLDGILTFFVVAAFGALIVDRDQVRQRMHVVLLQGRNLDTAWGPRLGVRWWRFGAGVLLGLACGTKWSGLYFVVFFALMSLAFDVAARRQYQVDRPWLGTLRRDLIPTGYALGLIPVLVYLAGYAPWFASETAIDRHEVGQTIGPHSVIPLPDAIRSLWHYSAKAFQFHASLTNSAGNHHPWESKPWSWPMSLRPVLYAIDEQNVPGCGAQSCVKAEMLVGTPAMWWVAVPVLIFALWRMLVRRDWRYAAVLVGYCAGWLPWFADIDRQMYFFYAATMAPFLVMAIALICGDILYTPGAPARGPGVNAERRTLGLIAVCAYVALVVTNFAWLFPVLTGLPISQQTWNMEIWLPSWR; from the coding sequence GTGGTCCCCGTCGTCAGCCCGGGCCGGCGGGTGCCGGTGGCCGATTTCGGGCCGACCGATCACGTCCGCGGCTGGGTGGTGACCGGCGTGATCGCCGTGGTGGCCGCCGTTACCCGCTTCCTGAACCTGGGCTCGCCGACCGATGTCGGCACGCCGGTCTTCGACGAAAAGCACTATGCCCCGCAGGCCTGGCAGGCGCTGCACAACCACGGGGTGGAGGACAATCCGGGGTTCGGTCTGGTGGTCCACCCGCCGGTGGGCAAGCAACTCATCGCGATCGGCGAGGCGATCTTCGGCTACAGCGGCATCGGCTGGCGGTTCACCGGCGCATTGCTCGGCGTGGTGATGGTGGCGCTGGTGATGCGGATCGTCCGGCGCATCAGCCGCTCGACGCTGATCGGCGCGATCGCCGGAGTGCTGGTCATCTGCGACGGCGTCAGCTTTGTCGCCTCGCGCACGGCGCTGCTCGACGGCATCCTCACATTCTTCGTGGTCGCGGCGTTCGGCGCGCTGATCGTCGACCGCGACCAGGTGCGGCAGCGAATGCACGTCGTGCTGCTGCAGGGCCGCAATTTGGACACGGCATGGGGCCCGCGGCTGGGGGTGCGGTGGTGGCGCTTCGGCGCCGGGGTACTGCTCGGATTGGCTTGCGGCACAAAGTGGTCCGGCCTGTACTTCGTGGTGTTCTTCGCGCTGATGTCGCTGGCGTTCGACGTGGCCGCGCGGCGCCAGTATCAGGTCGACCGACCCTGGCTGGGGACGTTGCGACGCGACCTCATTCCCACCGGGTATGCGCTGGGCCTCATCCCGGTGTTGGTGTATCTGGCCGGCTATGCGCCATGGTTCGCCTCGGAGACGGCCATCGATCGCCACGAGGTGGGCCAGACGATCGGCCCGCATTCGGTGATCCCGCTACCCGACGCGATCCGGTCGCTGTGGCACTACTCCGCCAAGGCTTTTCAATTCCACGCGAGCTTGACGAATTCGGCCGGCAACCATCACCCGTGGGAGTCGAAGCCGTGGAGCTGGCCGATGTCATTGCGGCCGGTGCTCTACGCCATCGACGAGCAGAACGTGCCGGGATGTGGCGCGCAGTCCTGCGTCAAGGCCGAGATGCTGGTGGGGACGCCGGCGATGTGGTGGGTGGCGGTGCCGGTGTTGATCTTCGCGCTGTGGCGCATGCTGGTGCGCCGCGACTGGCGTTATGCCGCTGTGCTGGTGGGCTATTGCGCGGGGTGGCTGCCATGGTTCGCCGACATCGATCGGCAGATGTACTTCTTCTACGCGGCGACGATGGCACCGTTTCTGGTGATGGCCATCGCGCTGATTTGCGGCGACATCCTGTACACGCCTGGAGCGCCCGCGCGGGGCCCGGGGGTGAACGCGGAGCGACGCACGCTGGGACTGATCGCCGTCTGCGCCTATGTGGCGTTGGTGGTGACGAACTTCGCCTGGCTGTTCCCGGTGCTGACGGGCCTGCCGATTTCGCAGCAGACGTGGAACATGGAGATCTGGCTGCCGAGCTGGCGCTGA
- the rsmI gene encoding 16S rRNA (cytidine(1402)-2'-O)-methyltransferase, with protein sequence MTTGRLLLGATPLGQPSDASPRLLDALATADVVAAEDTRRVRTLANALDVKIAGRIISMFDRVEANRVDSVVEAITAGATVLVVSDAGMPLINDPGFRLVTACVEAGLPVGCLPGPSAVTTALALSGLPAEKFCFEGFAPRKKAARRTWLDSLADERRTCVFFESPRRLPACLQDAVERLGGARRAAVCRELTKVHEEVVRGSLDELAAWAADGVLGEITVVLAGATPRADLPSLVAEVEELVAGGARVKDACGEVAAAHPGVRSRQLYDAVLQSRRD encoded by the coding sequence ATGACCACCGGCCGCCTGTTGCTGGGCGCGACCCCCTTGGGCCAGCCCTCGGACGCCTCGCCCCGCCTCCTGGACGCGCTGGCCACGGCCGACGTGGTGGCCGCCGAGGACACCCGCAGGGTCCGGACGTTGGCCAACGCCCTCGACGTGAAGATCGCCGGCCGGATCATCAGCATGTTCGACCGGGTCGAGGCCAATCGAGTGGACTCGGTGGTCGAGGCGATCACGGCCGGCGCGACCGTGCTGGTGGTCAGCGACGCCGGGATGCCGCTGATCAACGACCCCGGCTTCCGGCTGGTGACCGCGTGCGTGGAGGCCGGCCTGCCGGTGGGATGCCTGCCGGGGCCCTCGGCGGTGACGACCGCGCTGGCCCTGTCCGGCCTGCCGGCGGAGAAGTTCTGCTTCGAGGGTTTCGCGCCGCGCAAGAAAGCGGCGCGACGAACCTGGCTGGATTCGCTGGCCGACGAGCGACGCACCTGTGTGTTCTTCGAGTCGCCGCGCCGGTTGCCCGCCTGCTTGCAGGACGCGGTCGAACGGCTCGGCGGCGCGCGCCGGGCCGCGGTGTGCCGGGAACTGACCAAGGTGCACGAAGAGGTGGTGCGCGGATCGCTCGACGAGCTGGCGGCGTGGGCGGCCGACGGTGTGCTCGGCGAGATCACCGTGGTGCTCGCCGGTGCCACCCCGCGCGCCGACCTGCCGTCGCTGGTCGCCGAGGTCGAGGAGTTGGTCGCGGGCGGTGCCCGCGTCAAGGACGCCTGCGGCGAGGTGGCCGCCGCCCATCCCGGAGTGCGGTCCCGCCAGCTCTACGACGCGGTCCTGCAGTCTCGCCGCGATTAG
- a CDS encoding aminodeoxychorismate synthase component I: MRIDRLGDLGAAPQVLRAVGDATTRLGLPPPAALTGEWFGALAVIAPSLSVGPVDVDDVFAVEVSRTPEPHAVGGGWVGYLSYPDPGADAHPHRIPEAAGGWTDSVLRRDRDGHWWYESLSGAPMPGWLATALAAPAAPARECRIDWGIADRSAHRDGVLACLEAIRAGEVYQACVCTQFTGAVTGSSLDFFVDGVARTSPARAAYVAGPWGAVASLSPELFLRRRGAAVTSSPIKGTLPLDAWPSALRASAKEVAENIMIVDLVRNDLGRVAIVGSVTVPELLVVRRAPGVWHLVSTVAAQVPVELPTSALLDATFPPASVTGTPKHRARQLLSKWEPHRRGIYCGTIGLASPVAGCELNVAIRTVEFDAGGGAVLGVGGGITADSDPDAEWAECLHKASPIVGLPSIAAATPAGLS, translated from the coding sequence GTGCGCATCGACCGGCTCGGCGATCTCGGCGCCGCACCCCAGGTGCTGCGCGCCGTCGGTGACGCCACGACCCGGCTCGGTCTGCCGCCGCCGGCCGCGCTGACCGGCGAGTGGTTCGGTGCCCTGGCGGTGATCGCGCCGAGTCTGTCGGTGGGCCCGGTGGACGTCGACGACGTGTTCGCCGTCGAGGTCTCGCGGACGCCGGAGCCGCACGCGGTGGGTGGCGGCTGGGTCGGCTACCTCTCGTATCCCGACCCCGGCGCCGACGCCCATCCGCACCGGATCCCCGAGGCCGCGGGCGGCTGGACGGACAGCGTGCTGCGCCGCGACCGCGACGGGCACTGGTGGTACGAAAGCCTGTCCGGCGCGCCGATGCCGGGCTGGCTTGCCACCGCGCTGGCCGCACCGGCGGCACCGGCGCGCGAGTGCCGGATCGACTGGGGCATCGCCGACCGGTCCGCGCACCGCGACGGGGTGCTTGCCTGCCTGGAAGCCATCCGGGCGGGCGAGGTCTACCAGGCATGCGTGTGCACCCAATTCACCGGCGCCGTCACCGGTTCCTCGCTGGACTTCTTCGTCGATGGCGTCGCTCGCACCTCTCCGGCCCGGGCAGCGTACGTCGCGGGCCCGTGGGGCGCGGTGGCGTCGCTGTCCCCGGAGCTTTTCCTGCGGCGGCGCGGGGCGGCCGTCACGTCCAGCCCGATCAAGGGCACCTTGCCGTTGGACGCCTGGCCGTCGGCGCTGCGCGCCTCGGCCAAAGAGGTGGCCGAAAACATCATGATCGTGGACCTGGTCCGCAACGATCTGGGCCGCGTGGCGATCGTCGGTTCGGTGACCGTGCCGGAGCTGTTGGTGGTGCGGCGCGCGCCGGGCGTGTGGCACCTCGTGTCCACGGTGGCGGCCCAGGTTCCGGTCGAGTTGCCGACGTCGGCGCTGTTGGACGCCACCTTCCCGCCGGCGTCGGTCACCGGGACACCCAAACATCGTGCCCGCCAACTGCTCTCGAAATGGGAACCGCACCGCCGGGGAATCTATTGCGGGACAATAGGATTGGCCTCCCCCGTCGCCGGCTGCGAACTCAACGTCGCGATCCGCACCGTCGAATTCGACGCCGGGGGCGGGGCGGTGCTCGGCGTCGGCGGCGGGATCACCGCCGATTCCGACCCCGACGCCGAGTGGGCCGAATGCCTGCACAAGGCGTCGCCCATCGTCGGGCTACCGTCGATCGCCGCGGCAACCCCGGCCGGCTTGTCCTGA
- a CDS encoding RNA polymerase sigma-70 factor produces the protein MTRGPTGSEHAERFTLLRPLLFTIAYEMLGSATEADDVLQDSYLRWSAVDLATVRDTKSYLAQLVTRQALNALRADARRREEYVGPWLPEPLLLDEQDPSTDVVLAESISMAMLVLLETLSPDERAVFVLREVFGFDYGEIAQAVGKPAPTVRQVAHRAREHVRARRKRFEAADPERTAEITTQFLAAAAGGDVEALMTMLAPDATWTADSGGVVSAARRPVVGADKVARAIAGLMRRAAEMATLRVEMVTCNGAPAVLLYLGDQLEGVITVEIADDKITNFYVMRNPRKLAALATARDISRG, from the coding sequence ATGACACGCGGGCCCACCGGCAGCGAGCACGCCGAACGGTTCACCCTGCTGCGGCCGCTGCTGTTCACCATCGCCTACGAGATGCTGGGCTCGGCGACCGAGGCCGACGACGTGCTGCAGGACAGCTACCTGCGGTGGTCGGCCGTCGACCTGGCCACGGTGCGCGACACCAAGTCCTACCTGGCCCAGCTGGTCACCCGGCAGGCGCTCAACGCGCTGCGGGCCGACGCCCGGCGGCGCGAGGAGTACGTGGGCCCGTGGCTGCCCGAGCCGCTGCTCCTCGACGAGCAGGATCCATCCACCGATGTCGTTCTGGCAGAGTCGATTTCGATGGCCATGCTGGTCCTGTTGGAGACGCTGAGCCCCGACGAGCGGGCGGTGTTCGTGCTGCGCGAGGTGTTCGGCTTCGACTACGGCGAGATCGCCCAGGCGGTGGGCAAACCGGCGCCCACCGTGCGACAGGTGGCGCACCGGGCTCGCGAACACGTGCGAGCCCGGCGCAAGCGGTTCGAGGCCGCGGACCCGGAGCGCACCGCGGAGATCACCACGCAGTTCCTGGCCGCGGCAGCCGGGGGTGACGTGGAAGCGTTGATGACGATGCTGGCCCCCGACGCCACCTGGACGGCCGACAGCGGCGGCGTGGTGAGCGCCGCTCGCCGGCCGGTCGTCGGCGCCGACAAGGTGGCCCGCGCGATCGCCGGGCTGATGCGCAGGGCCGCGGAGATGGCCACGCTGCGGGTGGAGATGGTGACCTGCAACGGCGCCCCGGCGGTGCTGCTGTACCTGGGCGACCAGCTCGAAGGCGTGATCACGGTGGAGATCGCCGACGACAAGATCACCAACTTCTACGTCATGCGCAACCCGCGCAAACTGGCGGCGCTGGCCACCGCTCGCGACATCAGCCGCGGCTGA
- a CDS encoding NAD(P)/FAD-dependent oxidoreductase, protein MTEAAHRRSHVVVVGGGYAGTLAANHLRRRPDIDITLVNPRPEFVERIRLHQLVADSGTATADYATLLGDGIRLIVDTVEAIEAAGRRVLLASGAELNYDYLIYAVGSTGATPSMVPGFAEFAHSVADLESARRLHYALTDLPLPAPVTVVGGGLTGIETASELAEQGRPVTLVCGPVLGPSLSKRGRRSVAKRLRRLEVNVLESVAVAEVRWDHVVLTDGAVLPSAATVWTAGFTVPDLATRSGLRTDPMGRLLTDETLTSIDDDRIVAAGDAAAPSGQPLRMSCQAAGPMGAQAANTVLDRIAGEAPAALSQAFVGQCISLGRTHATFQLARTDDTPVNMYLGGRAAASLKETICKGTLWAIRREAAKPGSYFWLKGGKRPAQSPADERIALR, encoded by the coding sequence ATGACCGAAGCGGCCCACAGGAGAAGCCATGTCGTCGTTGTCGGCGGCGGATACGCCGGCACGCTGGCCGCCAACCATCTGCGCCGGCGCCCGGACATCGACATCACGCTGGTGAACCCCCGGCCCGAGTTCGTGGAGCGCATCCGGTTGCACCAGCTGGTCGCCGACTCCGGCACGGCGACCGCCGATTACGCGACGTTGCTCGGCGACGGGATACGGCTGATCGTCGACACGGTCGAGGCCATCGAGGCCGCCGGCCGGCGCGTCCTGCTGGCGTCGGGCGCCGAGCTGAACTACGACTACCTGATCTACGCCGTGGGCAGCACCGGCGCGACGCCCTCGATGGTCCCGGGCTTCGCCGAGTTCGCTCATTCGGTCGCCGACCTGGAAAGCGCGCGGCGACTGCACTACGCGCTCACCGATCTGCCGCTGCCCGCGCCCGTCACCGTGGTCGGCGGCGGCCTGACCGGCATCGAGACCGCCTCCGAGCTCGCCGAGCAGGGGCGTCCGGTGACCCTGGTCTGCGGTCCCGTCCTCGGCCCGTCGCTGAGCAAGCGCGGCCGGCGCTCGGTGGCCAAGCGGCTGCGGCGCCTCGAAGTCAACGTGCTGGAATCGGTCGCCGTGGCCGAGGTGCGCTGGGATCACGTGGTGCTCACCGACGGCGCCGTGCTGCCCAGCGCGGCCACCGTGTGGACGGCCGGATTCACCGTGCCCGACCTGGCCACGCGCAGCGGGCTGCGGACCGACCCGATGGGCCGGCTGCTCACCGACGAAACGCTCACCAGCATCGACGACGACCGCATCGTCGCCGCGGGTGACGCCGCCGCGCCCTCCGGCCAACCGTTGCGGATGAGCTGCCAGGCCGCCGGGCCGATGGGCGCCCAGGCCGCCAACACCGTGCTCGACCGCATCGCCGGAGAGGCGCCCGCGGCGCTGAGCCAGGCGTTCGTCGGACAATGCATCAGCCTGGGCCGCACGCACGCCACCTTCCAGCTGGCACGCACCGACGACACCCCGGTGAACATGTACCTCGGCGGCCGGGCGGCGGCGTCGCTCAAGGAGACGATCTGCAAGGGCACGCTGTGGGCGATCCGGCGCGAGGCCGCCAAACCGGGTTCGTATTTCTGGCTCAAGGGCGGCAAGCGGCCCGCGCAGTCCCCTGCCGACGAGCGGATCGCACTGCGATGA
- a CDS encoding putative bifunctional diguanylate cyclase/phosphodiesterase — MSRSLNLVVTSVATQLMEATAPTATTVSEKVLAQLVEQFDVDASFLRHHDHDAAASTLIAEWPRRTDGPDPEPMAALQSDRVESVLAQCEQDRKPVVTRPDRRDGWVRRTLSPARTPASPSVAAAPLVSNDACTGVLGFVKFGARKWKQEEINTLEAVAALFAQLQARIAAEERLRYLAEHDDLTGVYNRRALVAHLSGRLTPGSPGPVAVFYLDLDRLKPINDYLGHTAGDWFIRVFAQRIEECVGTPSMIARLGGDEFVVIPDLPMSSEVAEAFARRLSTMLCDRLTIGGHVISRTVSIGLAVGTPGADNCADLLRRADEAVLTAKRAGGNQTAVSTDDMSLKRAFRNDIELHLQGDIESEGLLLHYLPEVDLWTGAIVGAEALVRWRHPVWGLLPPDSFIGVAESTNLAAELGGWVMRSACAEFSRWRANGVGQGAMLRINVSPIQLISRGFVESVADVLGEFGIDAGSVCLEITERAVVHDIDTTRKTLSELKDVGVQIAIDDFGTGYAVLSHLKSLPVDMLKIDAGFVRDVGTDAGDLAIVRAIIGLAEAFGLELVAEGVETPAAALTLMQHGCHRAQGFLLSRPLPGDAMEALLSARWMPMPFLADRESSSLGSI, encoded by the coding sequence GTGTCACGCAGCCTGAACCTCGTGGTCACCTCCGTCGCCACTCAGCTGATGGAGGCCACGGCACCCACCGCGACCACGGTCAGCGAAAAGGTACTGGCGCAGCTCGTCGAGCAGTTCGATGTGGACGCCAGCTTCCTGCGCCACCACGACCACGATGCCGCCGCGTCGACGTTGATCGCCGAATGGCCGCGGCGAACCGACGGCCCGGATCCGGAGCCGATGGCCGCCCTGCAATCGGACCGCGTCGAGTCGGTGCTCGCCCAATGTGAGCAGGACCGGAAGCCCGTGGTGACGCGTCCGGATCGGCGCGACGGGTGGGTCCGCCGCACGCTGAGCCCGGCGAGGACGCCGGCGTCGCCGTCGGTGGCCGCCGCGCCGCTGGTCTCCAACGACGCCTGCACCGGTGTACTCGGCTTCGTCAAATTCGGTGCCCGCAAGTGGAAGCAAGAAGAGATCAACACGCTCGAGGCGGTCGCCGCGCTGTTTGCTCAGCTTCAAGCGCGCATCGCCGCCGAAGAGCGGCTCCGCTACCTCGCCGAGCACGACGACCTGACCGGCGTGTACAACCGCCGGGCGCTCGTCGCGCATCTGTCCGGACGCCTCACTCCCGGAAGCCCGGGACCCGTCGCGGTGTTCTACCTCGACCTCGACCGGCTCAAGCCGATCAACGATTACCTCGGCCACACCGCGGGCGACTGGTTCATCAGGGTCTTCGCCCAGCGCATCGAGGAGTGCGTGGGAACGCCGAGCATGATCGCCCGGCTCGGCGGTGACGAGTTCGTGGTCATTCCGGACCTGCCGATGTCGTCGGAGGTCGCCGAGGCCTTCGCGCGCCGCCTGTCGACGATGCTGTGCGATCGCCTGACCATCGGTGGCCACGTGATCAGCCGGACCGTCAGCATCGGGTTGGCGGTGGGCACGCCCGGCGCGGACAACTGCGCCGACCTGCTCCGTCGAGCGGACGAGGCCGTGCTGACGGCCAAGCGTGCCGGCGGCAATCAGACGGCGGTGTCCACCGACGACATGTCGCTCAAGCGGGCCTTCCGCAACGACATCGAGCTGCATCTGCAGGGCGACATCGAGAGCGAGGGTCTGCTCCTGCACTACCTGCCCGAGGTCGACTTGTGGACCGGCGCCATCGTGGGTGCGGAGGCGCTGGTGCGCTGGCGGCACCCGGTCTGGGGGCTGCTGCCGCCCGACTCGTTCATCGGCGTGGCCGAATCGACCAACCTCGCCGCGGAGTTGGGCGGATGGGTGATGCGCAGCGCCTGCGCCGAGTTCAGCCGGTGGCGCGCCAATGGCGTCGGGCAGGGCGCCATGCTGCGCATCAACGTCTCACCCATCCAGCTGATCAGCCGCGGCTTCGTGGAAAGCGTCGCCGACGTGCTCGGCGAGTTCGGTATCGACGCCGGATCGGTGTGTCTGGAGATCACCGAACGCGCCGTGGTGCACGACATCGACACCACGCGAAAGACTTTGTCGGAGCTCAAGGATGTCGGCGTGCAGATCGCCATCGACGACTTCGGCACCGGTTATGCCGTTCTGTCCCATCTGAAGTCCCTGCCGGTCGACATGCTCAAGATCGACGCCGGGTTCGTGCGCGATGTCGGCACCGACGCCGGCGACCTGGCCATCGTCCGCGCCATCATCGGGCTCGCCGAAGCGTTCGGACTGGAACTGGTCGCCGAAGGCGTCGAGACACCCGCTGCCGCATTGACTTTGATGCAACACGGGTGCCACCGCGCGCAAGGCTTCCTGTTGTCGCGCCCCCTGCCCGGCGATGCGATGGAAGCGCTGCTGTCCGCGCGCTGGATGCCGATGCCGTTTCTCGCCGATCGCGAGTCGTCGTCGCTCGGCTCGATCTAA
- a CDS encoding FkbM family methyltransferase, which produces MSVARSAKRWLAPAAEKLAPRLFWQRKFRILHRLGQSRADIRLVASLCDPNLVSLDIGADLGEFTIAMMNSSRSVIAFEPRPAQARDLASMFGAVGAPVQVEAVALSDQPGRIAMRVVESEPGRSTIDTHNDLTDVSGDDIRSIDVPVKRLDDLRLDGIGLVKIDVEGHELAVLRGATQTLARNRPAIVVEAEERHHRNAVAEITALLAGLGYAGYFDLDGTRRPVAEFDPTHHQDPANVGTREDGWAGHGTYVNNFVFLPTDG; this is translated from the coding sequence ATGTCTGTCGCACGCTCGGCCAAACGGTGGCTCGCGCCGGCGGCGGAAAAGCTCGCACCGCGCCTGTTCTGGCAGCGGAAATTTCGAATTCTGCACCGCCTGGGGCAATCCCGCGCGGACATCCGGCTGGTGGCGTCATTGTGCGATCCGAACCTGGTTTCCCTGGACATCGGAGCGGACCTCGGCGAATTCACGATCGCGATGATGAATTCGTCGCGCTCGGTGATCGCTTTCGAGCCCCGGCCGGCCCAGGCCCGCGATCTGGCGTCGATGTTCGGCGCCGTCGGCGCCCCGGTCCAGGTGGAGGCGGTGGCGCTGTCCGACCAACCCGGCAGGATCGCGATGCGGGTGGTCGAATCCGAACCGGGCCGAAGCACGATCGACACCCACAACGACCTCACCGACGTCAGTGGGGACGACATCCGCAGCATCGATGTGCCGGTCAAGCGCCTCGACGACCTGCGTCTCGACGGCATCGGCCTGGTCAAGATCGACGTCGAGGGCCATGAACTCGCAGTATTACGCGGCGCCACACAGACGCTCGCGCGCAATCGACCAGCGATTGTGGTGGAAGCCGAGGAGCGCCATCATCGGAACGCCGTCGCCGAGATTACGGCGCTGCTGGCCGGACTCGGTTACGCGGGTTACTTCGATCTCGATGGCACTCGGCGGCCCGTCGCCGAGTTCGACCCGACTCACCATCAGGACCCGGCCAACGTCGGCACGCGGGAGGACGGCTGGGCCGGCCACGGCACCTACGTCAACAACTTCGTCTTCTTGCCCACGGACGGCTGA